The Nocardioides pantholopis genome window below encodes:
- a CDS encoding lactate utilization protein B, whose amino-acid sequence MSATFVGMPAFPSAARAALADTQLRHNLAHATGTIRDKRARVVAEVEEWEDLRLAGAAVKQSALVDLDRHLVRLEETLTANGATVHWARDAAEANAIVARIARDHDADEVVKVKSMATQEIGLNEALAEEGILAWETDLAELIVQLGDDLPSHILVPAIHRNRAEIREIFLREMAGVGRPAPADLTDEPAVLAGAAREHLREKFLRAKVAVSGANFAVAETGTLVVVESEGNGRMCLTLPEVLVSVVGIEKVVPTWEGLDPLLRLLPRSSTGERMNPYTSTWSGVTPGDGPQEVHVVLLDNGRTRALADDVGRQALRCIRCSACLNVCPVYERVGGHAYGSVYPGPIGAILNPLMKGTGDPQTDSLPYASSLCGACFEVCPVRIDIPEVLVHLRAEVVDGHRGDRVPKAEAAAMAGAAWTLSDARRLAWVEKASGLAGRALTRFGRTRLPGGRAAAGRIPGPGAAAWTGARDLPAPPRESFRAWWRRTDGGRTDHTDTETGEGS is encoded by the coding sequence ATGAGCGCCACGTTCGTCGGGATGCCGGCGTTCCCGAGCGCCGCGCGGGCGGCCCTGGCCGACACCCAGCTGCGGCACAACCTCGCCCACGCCACCGGGACCATCCGCGACAAGCGGGCGCGGGTCGTCGCAGAGGTCGAGGAGTGGGAGGACCTCCGGCTCGCCGGCGCCGCTGTCAAGCAGTCCGCGCTGGTCGACCTCGACCGGCACCTGGTCCGCCTCGAGGAGACCCTGACCGCGAACGGCGCGACCGTGCACTGGGCCCGGGACGCCGCCGAGGCCAACGCGATCGTGGCCCGGATCGCCCGCGACCACGACGCCGACGAGGTGGTCAAGGTCAAGTCGATGGCGACCCAGGAGATCGGCCTCAACGAGGCGCTCGCGGAGGAGGGGATCCTGGCCTGGGAGACCGACCTCGCCGAGCTGATCGTCCAGCTCGGCGACGACCTGCCCAGCCACATCCTGGTCCCGGCCATCCACCGCAACCGCGCGGAGATCCGGGAGATCTTCCTGCGCGAGATGGCGGGGGTCGGGCGCCCCGCGCCGGCCGACCTCACCGACGAGCCCGCGGTGCTGGCCGGCGCCGCCCGGGAGCACCTGCGGGAGAAGTTCCTGCGCGCGAAGGTCGCCGTCTCCGGCGCCAACTTCGCGGTCGCTGAGACCGGCACCCTGGTCGTCGTGGAGTCCGAGGGCAACGGCCGGATGTGCCTGACCCTGCCGGAGGTCCTGGTCTCGGTCGTCGGCATCGAGAAGGTCGTCCCGACCTGGGAGGGGCTGGACCCGCTGCTGCGGCTGCTGCCGCGCTCCTCGACCGGGGAGCGGATGAACCCCTACACCTCGACCTGGTCCGGGGTGACCCCCGGCGACGGCCCGCAGGAGGTGCACGTCGTACTCCTCGACAACGGCCGGACCCGGGCGCTGGCCGACGACGTCGGCCGCCAGGCGCTGCGCTGCATCCGCTGCTCGGCCTGCCTCAACGTCTGCCCCGTCTACGAGCGGGTCGGCGGCCACGCCTACGGGTCGGTCTACCCGGGTCCGATCGGGGCGATCCTGAACCCGCTCATGAAGGGCACCGGGGACCCGCAGACCGACTCGCTGCCGTACGCCTCCTCGCTGTGCGGGGCCTGTTTCGAGGTCTGCCCGGTCCGCATCGACATCCCCGAGGTGCTGGTGCACCTGCGCGCGGAGGTCGTGGACGGACACCGCGGCGACCGGGTCCCGAAGGCCGAGGCGGCCGCGATGGCCGGCGCCGCCTGGACCCTCTCCGACGCCCGGCGGCTCGCCTGGGTCGAGAAGGCCTCCGGTCTCGCCGGCCGGGCGCTGACCCGCTTCGGGCGTACGAGACTGCCCGGTGGACGGGCCGCCGCGGGCCGGATCCCCGGCCCGGGCGCCGCTGCCTGGACCGGAGCCCGGGACCTGCCGGCGCCGCCGCGGGAGTCCTTCCGGGCCTGGTGGCGACGGACCGACGGCGGCCGGACGGATCACACGGACACTGAAACGGGGGAGGGCTCGTGA
- a CDS encoding LutC/YkgG family protein, producing the protein MSAREEILGRVRSALEGVDRTGTVPPAPRVTPVADLVGRFAERVEDYRAVVERCSEADLASRVAAALPAGARVVVPPGLGVEVPGARVDDGLSAAELDALDAVVTEAVVGIAETGTIVLDHGPGQGRRIISLVPDRHVCIVRAAQVVADVPDAIAVLDPARPLTWISGPSATSDIELNRVEGVHGPRVLHVLVVD; encoded by the coding sequence GTGAGCGCGCGCGAGGAGATCCTGGGCCGGGTCCGGTCCGCCCTGGAGGGCGTGGACCGCACCGGGACGGTGCCGCCCGCGCCGCGGGTCACCCCGGTCGCGGACCTGGTCGGCCGCTTCGCCGAGCGGGTCGAGGACTACCGGGCAGTCGTCGAGCGGTGCTCCGAGGCCGACCTGGCCAGCCGGGTCGCCGCCGCGCTGCCGGCCGGCGCGCGGGTCGTCGTACCGCCCGGCCTCGGCGTCGAGGTGCCCGGCGCGCGCGTCGACGACGGGCTGTCGGCCGCCGAGCTGGACGCGCTCGACGCGGTGGTCACCGAGGCCGTCGTCGGTATCGCCGAGACCGGCACGATCGTGCTCGACCACGGCCCCGGCCAGGGCCGCCGGATCATCTCGCTGGTGCCGGACCGGCACGTGTGCATCGTCCGGGCCGCGCAGGTCGTGGCCGACGTGCCGGACGCGATCGCGGTCCTGGACCCGGCCCGGCCGCTGACCTGGATCAGCGGCCCCAGCGCGACCAGCGACATCGAGCTGAACCGGGTCGAGGGCGTCCACGGCCCCCGGGTGCTGCACGTCCTCGTCGTCGACTGA
- a CDS encoding LacI family DNA-binding transcriptional regulator gives MAEVAAHAGVSHQTVSRVLNDSPMVKPETRSRVLAAVEALGYRRNQAARMLATNRSGRIGMISAHLALHGPSMIAVAVQEAGHDAGYDVSLVGVSDFSRTTLRGAVDRLLDEAVEALVVAVAHRDATEQALSLDLPVPVVLVQGVSADQPMAAGIDQEHGALLATEHLLDLGHRHVAHVTGPLEWDEARQRRAGWRAAHERRGLLPGPELLGDWSARSGHEAGQRVAADPAVTAVFAANDAMALGVLRALHEQGRAVPGEVSVVGFDDVPEAAYFWPGLTTVSQQFSALGRRAVELAVRALEGEPAPTAALITPDLVVRGSTAGGPA, from the coding sequence ATGGCCGAGGTGGCTGCGCACGCGGGGGTCTCCCACCAGACGGTCTCGCGCGTCCTCAACGACTCCCCGATGGTGAAGCCCGAGACCCGGTCGCGGGTGCTCGCGGCGGTCGAGGCGCTGGGCTACCGGCGCAACCAGGCTGCGCGGATGCTGGCGACCAACCGGTCCGGCCGGATCGGCATGATCTCGGCGCACCTCGCGCTGCACGGGCCGAGCATGATCGCGGTCGCGGTGCAGGAGGCCGGCCACGACGCCGGGTACGACGTGTCGCTGGTCGGCGTCTCGGACTTCTCCCGGACGACGCTGCGCGGCGCCGTGGACCGCCTGCTCGACGAGGCTGTCGAGGCGCTGGTCGTCGCGGTCGCCCACCGCGACGCGACCGAGCAGGCGCTGTCCCTGGACCTGCCGGTCCCGGTCGTGCTGGTCCAAGGCGTGAGCGCCGACCAGCCGATGGCCGCGGGCATCGACCAGGAGCACGGGGCGCTGCTGGCCACCGAGCACCTGCTGGACCTCGGGCACCGGCACGTCGCCCACGTCACCGGTCCCCTCGAGTGGGACGAGGCACGTCAGCGGCGGGCGGGCTGGCGGGCGGCCCACGAGCGCCGCGGCCTGCTGCCGGGGCCGGAGCTGCTCGGGGACTGGTCGGCCCGCAGCGGCCACGAGGCCGGGCAGCGGGTCGCCGCCGACCCCGCGGTCACCGCGGTGTTCGCGGCCAACGACGCGATGGCGCTGGGGGTGCTCCGGGCGCTGCACGAGCAGGGCCGCGCGGTGCCGGGCGAGGTGAGCGTGGTCGGCTTCGACGACGTCCCGGAGGCGGCGTACTTCTGGCCCGGCCTGACCACTGTCAGCCAGCAGTTCTCCGCCCTCGGCCGGCGCGCGGTCGAGCTCGCCGTCCGCGCCCTGGAGGGGGAGCCGGCGCCCACGGCGGCGCTGATCACGCCGGACCTCGTCGTCCGCGGCTCCACGGCCGGCGGGCCGGCCTGA